The following DNA comes from Malania oleifera isolate guangnan ecotype guangnan chromosome 12, ASM2987363v1, whole genome shotgun sequence.
aaatatttaaaatagcCCGGCAATATTTGTTACTTTAGGTCAATCTTGTACTTCTTCCCCCATGCACTCTTCTCGAGGTTATACGGATACCTAATATAGAATAATCTTCATTAAATAGAGTAATTAATGGTTGTCTAGTTAATTATCTATACAGCTCGTGAATCAGAAgttcattttttattaatttagtttaaaaaaaaaaaaaaaaaaattagatcttggattttccttttatttttatttttatttgcaaaaaatcactctttaaataaaaaaaaaaaagaaaaggaattatAGAGTTTTAAGAGAGGGAAGAGACTTGAGGGACGTTGGCAACATGGATGATCTTCATTCCAAATCCAATGCGATAAACCAGAAACAAATTAGGGCCAAGCACATGCTACATGGCCATTTCCTTTCAAAGAGATGAAGAAATCAAGTAGCTACTTCAAGTATTGCAGTTCTTCTGGGGAAAAAAAAATACTGCAAATAGAGTATTGCAACACAGGAAAGCAGAACTTACCAAAACTCAATGACAATGGCAAGCTCTTTTTGAAAGCATCGTGAGGCTTGACACCAAAGCTTTCCTTCCGAATTTCCGAACTGGATATTTGACAATGGCCTGAGTTTCATGTTTCCAAACCTGGCCTCAGGTTTGGTGGATTGTTGCATTAGACTATAAAATGTAACGCTGTGGTCGATGGGCTGCCCATTGGGTTTGAAAGGATGGCAAAATGATTAAGTAAAAATATTTGTGGAGGTACTTGATGCAAAGGATTTTTGTACACTAAATTAATATGACTTCTGCTATCTTGATTTTTAGTTCttaaatatgatttattcagCGAATCTAGCTTCTTGAAAATAATCACAGTAAGGAGGATTAAAGCTGAGTCCATCCATGCCAAACATGGCAAAGAGAAAACCCAGTGCATAGCCTGCTAACTTGCTGGACAATATAATATCTaactaaattttctttccctATGTTACATACAACATACCAAATGGTGGCAGAGAAAAATAAATGTTCACacacaaaatttaaacaaaggAAACCAAGATTCTGCTAAAAATCTTCACTCCATGTTAGCTATGCTGCAAACAAGCTTAGTATTCAACAAGATGTCACTAACATTGTTCATCATCCCCAATTGTGCCACTCAACTTCCAAAGTTACAAAATGTGAATAAACGATTCACGGAATCCACGCCCATGCCAAGTAAAAACAAATGTTGAAACACACAAAATTTGAGGATGGGTCTCTACTGCTCATCCCATTCGTCGTTCTTGTACGACACAAGAGTGTCAACCTTGTGTATCTGCAGCATAACCCATATAACCAGAATTAGAAAGACCCAACTGAGATttgtcattttaattttaatcaacCTTTCAAAACCTCACCTTTGTATCAAAGGAATGCAGCTTCACCATTTGTGGGTTTGCGATCAACTTGGGGTCACTCTCAATCCAAGTGAATGGAACGGCAACATCTTTATCAGTGTATGCTAACACGTCAAATACACCTGAAGAAGCAAAAAGCAGAAACAACCGGATTTGAAcgaaaaatttcaaaatagagCAAACCCATCATATAGTAatgattcaaaaatttaaaatgataatTACAAGGCTCATCAAGGCATGGCAAATATGTGATGCTCGAAGCTATCTGCCGCATAATAGCTTGGATCTCTCTCATAATTTCTTTATCACTCTTTTCCCTTGACACTCTGATTCAAATGTGAAAATTATTACAAGGCTCATCACGGGGAAAAATTAGTGACATTCTTagcttaaatgaaaaattaaaacaaaaataaaattaccCCTTTTTGACAACCTCGCCATCAGTCTCAATGCTAAAGTTCCACCTTTCCAAAACTTCATTGGAGGCTTTGCTCATTATGACAAGAACAATCCTCTGTAACTTCCCTGCTTCCAGCCATTCTtcaaccaaaaaaacaaaaagaggaAATCAAGAAAACAATAACATGTATGCCGTGATTAATAATGATATGGGTGCTTCAAGCTTTGAATCAGAGAAAGCTTGAAAGGGGTTCGATCAAACAAACCTGAAAGCTGAGCAGTtaagcttgcaatgaaggatttaaCACCTTCGTCCTGAGTAAGCAACATTGGTAGCCCATATTTCTTTACCTTCACAAAGCTTTCTTCAGGATAAACTCCTCGATTGTAGAGAATACTGAACATTTTTTCTCATCAAAATCATTTCTATAAACCCATAACTGCACACGGACATCCATGTATTT
Coding sequences within:
- the LOC131144695 gene encoding mitotic spindle checkpoint protein MAD2 gives rise to the protein MASRTAAKDIITLRGSAAIVSEFFGYAANSILYNRGVYPEESFVKVKKYGLPMLLTQDEGVKSFIASLTAQLSEWLEAGKLQRIVLVIMSKASNEVLERWNFSIETDGEVVKKGVSREKSDKEIMREIQAIMRQIASSITYLPCLDEPCVFDVLAYTDKDVAVPFTWIESDPKLIANPQMVKLHSFDTKIHKVDTLVSYKNDEWDEQ